The following proteins come from a genomic window of Lycium ferocissimum isolate CSIRO_LF1 chromosome 4, AGI_CSIRO_Lferr_CH_V1, whole genome shotgun sequence:
- the LOC132052387 gene encoding chlorophyll a-b binding protein P4, chloroplastic-like, producing MATVTTQASATVFGPSASKTRFLSGSSGKLNREVSFKPSILPSNSFKVEAKKGEWLPGLTSPTYLNGSLAGDNGFDPLGLAEDPENLKWFVQAELVNGRWAMLGVAGMLLPEVFTNAGLLNVPKWYDAGKSEYFASSSTLFVIEFILFHYVEIRRWQDIKNPGSVNQDPIFKSYSLPPNEVGYPGGIFNPLNFAPTLEAKEKEIANGRLAMLAFLGFIVQHNVTGKGPFDNLLQHLSDPWHNTIIQTFSN from the exons ATGGCCACCGTCACAACGCAAGCCTCTGCCACCGTCTTCGGGCCATCCGCCTCCAAGACAAGGTTCCTCAGTGGATCATCTGGTAAACTAAACAGAGAGGTGTCTTTTAAACCATCAATTTTGCCTTCCAACTCATTCAAAGTTGAAGCCAAGAAAGGTGAATGGCTTCCGGGCTTGACCTCTCCTACTTACCTTAATGGCAG TCTCGCTGGTGACAATGGTTTTGATCCATTGGGACTTGCTGAGGACCCGGAGAACTTGAAATGGTTCGTCCAGGCCGAGCTTGTGAACGGTCGATGGGCTATGTTGGGTGTTGCTGGTATGCTACTGCCTGAGGTTTTCACTAATGCTGGACTCCTCAACGTACCTAAATGGTACGATGCTGGGAAATCTGAGTACTTTGCTTCATCATCGACGCTGTTTGTGATCGAGTTCATATTGTTCCACTACGTTGAAATTCGACGTTGGCAAGACATTAAGAACCCTGGAAGTGTCAACCAGGATCCTATTTTCAAGAGCTACAGCTTGCCTCCTAATGAAGTTGGTTACCCTGGTGGTATTTTCAACCCACTCAACTTTGCACCCACATTGGAGGCCAAGGAGAAAGAAATTGCTAATG GGAGATTGGCAATGTTGGCATTTTTGGGATTTATAGTGCAGCACAATGTAACGGGAAAGGGACCATTTGACAACTTGTTGCAGCACCTCTCAGACCCATGGCACAACACCATTATCCAAACATTTTCCAACTAG
- the LOC132052388 gene encoding probable calcium-binding protein CML45, whose amino-acid sequence MEKIFSFSAQAKKIGDALNNFNSTILICMIFCLVITFQEFRSCFSFLIRVILLVFTPRNKSNNAETSPKAKNFGPEKIVNNETLLDEDVEIVLDALMNICKQNGDKNIDKVELAKVFDSFGEKEPSLEEVKEAFDMFDENGDGHIDANELKKVICKMGFMEFSVLDCQRMIAPFDENRDGKIEFGEFVKLMENICQ is encoded by the coding sequence ATGGAGAAGATCTTTTCATTCTCAGCTCAGGCCAAGAAGATAGGTGATGCACTCAATAATTTTAATTCTACCATCttaatttgtatgattttttgCCTAGTAATCACATTTCAGGAATTtcgttcttgtttttcttttttaattcgaGTCATTCTTTTGGTGTTTACTCCACGTAACAAGTCTAATAATGCTGAAACTTCGCCAAAGGCAAAAAACTTTGGCCCTGAAAAAATTGTCAATAATGAGACATTATTGGATGAAGATGTTGAGATAGTACTCGATGCACTAATGAATATTTGCAAACAAAATGGGGATAAGAATATTGATAAGGTAGAATTGGCTAAGGTTTTCGATTCATTTGGTGAAAAGGAGCCTAGTTTGGAAGAAGTTAAAGAAGCTTTTGATATGTTTGACGAGAATGGAGATGGCCACATTGATGCAAATGAGCTAAAGAAAGTCATTTGCAAGATGGGGTTCATGGAATTTTCAGTGTTAGATTGCCAAAGGATGATTGCGCCATTTGATGAAAACAGAGATGGAAAAATTGAATTTGGTGAATTTGTGAAGCTCATGGAGAATATCTGTCAGTAA
- the LOC132053954 gene encoding uncharacterized protein LOC132053954, with amino-acid sequence MAQFNKFSEALGPKANMSNSQVYFGGGVTPEKVNEILDVLGFEKGDLPFRYLRVSLSTKRLTIQQCKPLVEKITARITNWMARELSYAGRLQLIRAVLFGVQAYWSQLFLLPQKVINLIEAACRSYLWSGEAVITKRALVAWERVCLPKGAGGMNVIQLKTWNQAALCKLLWALSQSKQKLWIAWIHTYYIKTQLLENMESPKQASWMVRKIFNMRKYWSQQDIRNQVVQKGKFKITKAYRNLRGTVCQVPWKNLTCYNVAEPKHVFILWVALHSKLGTKDRLIQWGLTMDEKCVFTPGGA; translated from the coding sequence ATGGCACAATTCAACAAGTTTTCTGAGGCTTTAGGGCCAAAGGCCAACATGTCGAACAGCCAGGTGTACTTTGGGGGGGGGGTTACACCTGAAAAGGTGAATGAAATACTGGATGTGTTGGGATTTGAGAAAGGTGATCTACCCTTCAGGTATCTGCGTGTGTCGCTTTCTACTAAGAGACTTACAATCCAACAGTGCAAGCCTTTGGTTGAGAAAATAACAGCTAGGATCACTAATTGGATGGCTAGGGAACTGTCTTATGCAGGAAGACTGCAACTTATCAGAGCTGTCCTTTTTGGGGTTCAAGCATACTGGTCCCAGCTTTTCCTACTCCCTCAGAAAGTGATTAATTTGATTGAAGCAGCATGCAGAAGCTACTTATGGTCTGGGGAAGCTGTTATCACAAAAAGGGCACTTGTGGCATGGGAAAGGGTTTGTTTACCTAAAGGTGCAGGGGGTATGAATGTTATACAGTTGAAAACATGGAACCAAGCTGCTCTGTGTAAACTACTATGGGCATTAAGCCAGAGCAAGCAAAAGTTGTGGATTGCCTGGATCCACACTTATTACATAAAAACACAACTGCTAGAGAATATGGAGAGTCCTAAACAAGCCTCATGGATGGTGAGGAAAATCTTTAACATGAGGAAATATTGGTCCCAACAAGATATCAGGAACCAAGTAGTGCAGAAGGGCAAGTTTAAGATCACAAAAGCCTACAGGAATCTGAGAGGGACTGTGTGTCAAGTGCCTTGGAAGAACTTGACATGTTATAATGTGGCTGAACCTAAACATGTGTTTATCCTCTGGGTAGCTTTGCATAGTAAGCTTGGAACAAAAGATAGATTAATTCAATGGGGATTGACAATGGATGAGAAATGTGTTTTTACGCCAGGTGGTGCCTGA
- the LOC132052389 gene encoding cyclic dof factor 3-like, giving the protein MTCDSEIKLFGKILPVVVSGKTSSGSKASSEGSDYENQETVKDDMIGDENQMMEESESPKTSSESENSPKSSTDEDSQAVKSSEIENEPTNATNSEQNNLKKPDKILPCPRCNSSDTKFCYYNNNNVNQPRHFCRSCQRYWTAGGTMRNLPVGAGRRKNKNLASHYRHISISEGLLGSRIESPNGLIHHPIFKPNGTILSFGPDLPLSESMALNQAEKRISNGSQTGSHKVEHENSSCIPNSNMMVEEGKRESNEAVMQNTNGFPSPVPCLHGVPWPFPWNGAVPMSAVCPIGFPMPFFPAPYWNCSVPPWSNPWLSPPMQTANEKTSCSDPNSPLGKRSREGDLLKPSNPEGKEQSEQKNSERSILIPKTLRIDDPDEAAKSSIWSTLGIKYDSASRGEFLKALQPKSDDKDYKANTSPVLHANPAALSRSISFQQRA; this is encoded by the exons atgacgtgTGATTCAGAGATTAAGTTGTTTGGTAAGATACTTCCGGTGGTTGTCTCCGGTAAGACTTCAAGTGGTAGTAAAGCAAGCAGTGAAGGAAGTGattatgaaaatcaagaaactgTAAAG GATGATATGATAGGAGATGAAAATCAGATGATGGAAGAATCAGAAAGTCCTAAGACTTCATCAGAATCAGAGAATAGTCCTAAATCTTCTACTGATGAAGACTCTCAAGCAGTAAAAtcatccgagattgaaaatgaaCCGACTAACGCCACAAATTCTGAGCAGAACAATCTGAAGAAGCCAGACAAGATTCTCCCGTGCCCTCGTTGCAATAGTTCGGATACAAAATTCTGTTACTATAATAACAACAATGTGAACCAGCCTCGTCATTTCTGCAGGAGCTGCCAGAGGTATTGGACTGCTGGTGGTACTATGAGGAATCTCCCCGTGGGAGCTGGTCGTCGCAAGAACAAGAATCTTGCATCTCATTATCGTCATATAAGTATCTCAGAAGGATTACTAGGATCAAGAATTGAATCTCCAAATGGTTTAATTCATCAtccaatattcaaaccaaatGGCACTATTCTATCCTTTGGTCCTGACTTGCCCCTGAGTGAATCTATGGCTCTAAATCAAGCAGAGAAAAGGATATCGAATGGTAGCCAAACTGGTTCTCACAAAGTAGAACACGAGAATTCTTCTTGCATCCCGAATTCAAATATGATGGTGGAAGAAGGTAAAAGAGAGTCAAACGAGGCAGTTATGCAGAACACAAATGGCTTCCCGTCTCCAGTCCCTTGCCTGCACGGAGTACCTTGGCCTTTTCCATGGAATGGTGCAGTTCCAATGTCGGCTGTTTGCCCCATTGGTTTCCCTATGCCATTCTTCCCAGCACCTTATTGGAATTGCAGTGTGCCTCCTTGGAGTAATCCTTGGCTGAGTCCACCTATGCAAACAGCAAACGAGAAAACATCATGTTCTGATCCTAATTCACCTTTAGGGAAGCGTTCAAGAGAAGGGGATTTGCTTAAGCCAAGCAATCCCGAGGGCAAAGAACAATCAGAACAAAAGAACTCTGAGAGGTCTATTTTGATCCCAAAAACATTGCGGATTGATGATCCTGATGAAGCTGCAAAGAGTTCTATATGGTCAACACTTGGGATTAAATATGATTCTGCTAGTAGAGGAGAATTTTTGAAGGCCTTGCAACCAAAAAGTGATGACAAGGACTACAAAGCTAATACATCTCCAGTATTGCATGCTAACCCTGCAGCTTTATCTAGATCTATCAGCTTCCAACAAAGAGCCTAA